Proteins found in one Euzebyales bacterium genomic segment:
- a CDS encoding WYL domain-containing protein, protein MLPSRLRHRVHALHAYTVAVHGRGPTVDADVLTTVAGACRGHEQLRFDYRTHDGAARVRRAEPYRLVHTRGHWYLVAWDVDRDDWRTFRVDRIAPRTPTGPRFTPRALPDRGDVASYVTSGVESAMWRYRARVRLHAPVAAVADRLPTAVRVEPADAQTCVMHAGADTLEMLAHYIGLLGV, encoded by the coding sequence GTGCTGCCCTCGCGGCTGCGTCATCGAGTGCACGCTCTGCATGCCTACACGGTCGCGGTGCACGGCCGTGGACCGACGGTCGACGCTGACGTGCTCACCACCGTCGCCGGCGCATGCCGCGGCCACGAACAGCTGCGATTCGACTACCGCACCCACGACGGCGCGGCCAGGGTGCGACGCGCGGAGCCGTACCGTCTCGTGCACACCCGAGGGCACTGGTATCTGGTCGCGTGGGATGTCGACCGGGACGACTGGCGGACCTTCCGCGTCGACCGGATCGCGCCGCGTACGCCGACGGGACCGCGGTTCACGCCACGGGCACTCCCCGACCGCGGGGACGTCGCCAGCTACGTGACCAGCGGCGTCGAGTCGGCGATGTGGCGGTACCGAGCCCGTGTTCGGTTGCATGCACCGGTGGCGGCGGTGGCGGACCGCCTGCCGACCGCCGTGCGCGTCGAGCCGGCCGATGCGCAAACCTGTGTCATGCACGCCGGTGCCGACACGCTCGAGATGCTCGCGCACTACATCGGTCTACTCGGTGT